From Candidatus Hydrogenedentota bacterium, a single genomic window includes:
- a CDS encoding transglutaminase family protein: MVKSEQLSYLLQLLDDRSPVVQEALAREFSAYGPALMHDLARLAAPPNEAALDQIRMLIASHGRQVLRASWDAWLAQTEGDPLDRLEAALALIAEFQNGIGYEPALGPLLDSLADEFRRRGGTMDEETLARFLFKEKGLEGDRSNYYHPHNSNLIYVVEARRGLPISLACVYMLVGRRLGFQIGGCNWPTHFYARVMLRHRLMLVDCFNGGRMMDRESFLKMQGPSKDAAESIVDETASVEAIVIRVLGNLVRAYQQISHEANSRLMMELLRDMEGHFGARR, from the coding sequence ATGGTGAAAAGCGAACAACTGTCGTATCTGCTTCAACTGCTGGATGATCGATCCCCGGTTGTGCAGGAAGCCCTCGCCCGGGAATTTTCGGCCTACGGCCCCGCCCTCATGCACGACCTCGCCCGGCTCGCCGCCCCCCCGAATGAGGCCGCCCTCGACCAGATCCGTATGCTTATCGCCAGCCACGGCCGCCAGGTTCTCCGCGCCTCCTGGGACGCCTGGCTCGCCCAGACCGAAGGCGATCCCCTTGATCGCCTTGAGGCCGCCCTCGCCCTCATCGCCGAGTTTCAAAACGGGATCGGCTACGAACCCGCGCTGGGCCCCCTGCTCGACAGCCTCGCCGATGAATTCCGTCGCCGGGGCGGAACCATGGACGAAGAAACCCTCGCCCGCTTCCTCTTCAAGGAAAAGGGCCTGGAGGGGGATCGCTCCAATTACTACCACCCCCACAACAGCAACCTGATCTACGTCGTCGAGGCCCGGCGCGGTCTGCCCATCAGCCTTGCCTGCGTCTACATGCTCGTCGGGCGCCGCCTGGGCTTCCAGATCGGCGGCTGCAACTGGCCCACCCATTTCTACGCCCGTGTCATGCTCCGGCACCGCCTCATGCTTGTAGACTGCTTCAACGGCGGTCGCATGATGGACCGCGAGTCCTTCTTGAAAATGCAGGGCCCGTCGAAAGACGCCGCCGAGTCCATCGTGGACGAGACCGCCTCCGTCGAGGCCATCGTTATCCGCGTACTCGGCAACCTCGTCCGCGCCTACCAGCAAATCTCCCACGAGGCCAATTCCCGCCTCATGATGGAGCTACTCCGGGACATGGAGGGGCACTTCGGGGCCCGGCGTTGA